From Nitrososphaerota archaeon:
CGTCGGGAATCCACATGTGGAAGGGGACAATCGACATCTTGAAGCCGAAGCCCGCCACGAAGAGCAGGGCCGCGACTCCGCCCAGGGGGGACGCCGGATGCGAGAAGTACCACTGGGCCACGGCGGATATCTGGGTGCTGCCGGTCAGGCCGTAGGAGAGGCTGATCGCGTAGAGGATTATTGCCGATGACATGGCGCCGATGACCGCGTACTTCACTGCTGCCTCGTTAGATTGGGTCCTCTTGTCGAACCCCGCCAGGACGTAGGTGGGGAGGCTCATCAGTTCCCAGGCCACGAAGAGCATCAGGAGGTCCGTGGAGTAGGACAGGAGGAGCATGCCGAGGGCGGTGAAGGACAGGAGACTGTAGTAGACTGGATTGAAGGACGTCCTCTGGAAGTCGAGAGAAGCGACGACCACGGCCAGGGTCACGCCCAGGGTGACCAGGGCGAAGACTCCCCCGAGTTGGTCCGGGGAGAGGAGGGACCCGAACCATGGGACAGGAGTTGGGTTGAGGGTGAAGACTGCGACCAAGAGGATGGCTGCGCCGAGGACGGCCGCAAGGATGTACCCGGAGAGATTCCAGTTCCGACCGTTGTAGAGCTGCAGGAGCGGGAGGAGGAGCGACGAGGCCCCGAGGAGCGCGACCGCGATCGTGATCAGGTCGACCAAGCTATGCGAGCCCCCTGAGGAACTGGGCGACTGGGAGGGCGGGAGTCAGTATTAGGTATGAAGCGACGATGAGCACGACCAGAGGTATGAGGTAGACCGCGAAGGAGGCCAAGTCTCCGAGGTCCATGTCATGGACCTCCGTCCCTTCGGGCAGGGACAGGACAGTCCGCTTGATCATCCATAGGAAGTAGCCAGCGGTTATGACCGGGACGAGGATCGAGACGGCTGTGATCGTGTAGGCGGAGATGCCGGCCGCGATGACCATGAACTCGGCCAGGAAACTTGCGAAGGGGGGAAGCCCCATGGCTGCGCCTGACGCGAGGACGAGTATGGCGGCAGTGCGCGGCATGGTGAGACCGAGGCCCTTGAGGGAAGGGATCTCCCTGGTCCCTGCCTGATGCTGGATGTATCCCGACAGCATGAAGAGGCTCCCGACCGCGAGGGCGTGGGTGAACATCTGGAGGATGGCGCCCTGGATCCCCAGCAGGTTCCCTGATACCAGCGTTGCGTAGGCACCGAACAGGACGAAGCCCATGTGGTTAATGCTCGTGAAGGCGATCATCTTCTTCAGGTCCTTCTGAAGGACTGCGGCCACCGCCCCGTAGAACATCGAGAAGAGGCCGATGGCGAGGAAGGCCCAGGCATACTGGACTGACGCCTTGGGGAAGAGGCCGATGCTTATCCTGAGGAATCCGTAGCCGCCCATCTTCAGGAGCACCCCTGCGAGGAGCACGGAGATGGGGGACGGAGCTTCCACGTGCGCGTCAGGGAGCCAGGTGTGGAAGGGGACCAGGGGAAGCTTCACTGCGAAGCCGATGAAGGAGGCGAGGAGAGGCAGGTACTGCAGGCCGATGGGGATGTGCCCCGCGAGGGACGGTATGTCGAATGAGGGGACGGGCATCATCCCCAGGTAGACGTAGAGGAAGCCCAGGAGCATTATGGTGCTCCCAGCGTAGGTGAATAGGATGAACTTCATCGCCGCGTACTTGCGTCGGGGGCCTCCCCAGACTCCGATGAAGAAGAACATCGGGATGAGGACGACCTCCCAGAAGATGTAGAAGAGTATCAGGTTCAGGGAGGTGAAGACTCCCATGATCGCCCCCTCGAAGAGGAAGATCAGGGCGTAGTACTCGGGCTCGTGCTTGTCGATGAGCTTCCTCGAGCCGAGTATGGCGAGTAGGGTCAGCAGGGCCGAGACAAAGATCAGCGGGGAGCTGAGGCCGTCGGTGCCGAGGAAGTAGTCAAGCCCGAAGGACTTGAAGCTTATCCAGGAGTACTGCTCCTGCAGGAGGTACTGGCCGGGCGCCGGCGGGTTCGCGATGACCTGCCAGGAGATGTAGGTGGCCACGCCGAGGACGACGGCAGCGAGGCCGAGGCAGGCGTAGACCCCCCAGCGCTTGTTCATCCGTGTCAGGAGGTAGACCAGGGGGGAGGCCAGGAGCGGGAGGAAGACCAGCAGAGAGAGGACGAAGCTCACGGCAGCCTACCTCCGAGTGCGAGCAGGAGGAAGGCGACCAGGATTATGATCCCGATGGCGAAGACCTGGGCGTACTGTTCGACTATCCCCGTCTGCATCCTCCGGACGAAGCGCGAAAAGGCCTGACCGAGGGCGGAGAATCCGTTGGCCACTCCGTCTACGACCTTGACGTCGAACCAGTTGCCTGCCGTCGATAGTGACACGCCGAGCACCGACCCGGCCTGGTTGACCCTGAAGAGTCCTCTGAAGTCGAAGGTCTCGCTTAGCCAGCTGGCTGCGGCCATGGGAGCGTCCACGAAGACCTTGTAGTAGATCGCGTTGATGTACCACCTCTTGTAGAGGAAGGAGTAGAGCCCGTGCATGAAGCCCGTGGCGCCGACGAACCTGCTCGCGCTCGTCCTTCGAATGAGGTAAATGGCCGCGGCTGCGAGGAACCCAATCGCTACGAAGAGGCCGACGATGCCGGAGGCGGCCGCGTTGAAACCTGCCTGAGGCGAGGAGAGGACCTGCGAGGGGAAGAACGTCTGGACGTACGAAGTGGCCGCCGAGTCGAGGGTGGCCTCCACGTTGAACGCGGGGACGGCAAGGCCCAGGAGCGCCCCCAGCCCGATCAGCACGGTCGCGCCTGCCAGTATCCCGTAGGGGATCCACATGATTGGGCTTGGCTCATGGACGTGGTGGCCGCTCCCCTCGACCTCTTCTAGCCGCTTGCTCCTCCCCCCGAAGAATACCAACCCCAGCATCCTGAACGAATAGAAGGCGGTGAGACCTGCTGTCAGTGCCCCAACTGCGAAGAGGGCGTACTGCCCCGCTCCCCAGGCTGCTCCCAGGACCGCGTCCTTGCTCCAAAAGCCGCTGAAGGGCGGGATGCCAGAGAGGGACGCGACTGCTATGAGGAACGCCGCGAAGGTGAGCTTCATCCTGTCCCTCATCCCACCCATGTCGCTGATGTACTTCGAGTCTGAGGCGTGGATCAGGGCACCGGCGGCCAGGAACAGGCAGGCCTTGAAGATGGCGTGGCTCATGAGCTGGTAGAGGCCTGCTGCCAGGCCCTGGGCGAAGTCGACGGAGAGGCCCGCGACACCGACAGCGAGCATCATGTAGCCGATCTGAGACATGGTCGAGTAGGCGAGGATCTTTTTCAGCTCGAACCCAACTAGAGCCTGGCTCGCGGCCAGGACGGCGGTGAACGCGCCGATCCATGCCACCGTGAGGAAGAAGGGTTGGACCGAGGCGAGCCCGAGGGTCGGGTTCGCCAGGGCGATGAAGTAGAAGATTGGTGCTATCCTCGCGACCAGCACCACGCCGGCCTTGACCATCGTGGCGGCGTGGATGAGGGCTGACACTGGTGCGGGGCCCGCCATAGCGTCAGGGAGCCATTCGTGCAGGGGGAACTGGGCCGACTTGCCCACTGCACCGCCGAAGATCAGGAGGGCCACCGGAACGAGCAGGCCGGACCTGGACAGGCCTTCGAACCAGGAGTGCGAGTCCGAGGCGAGCTGGTAGTAGTTGAATGTCCCGGCGTAGTAGAAGAGGATCAGGATCCCCGCGAGCATCGCCACGTCGCCGACCCTGGTCATTACGAACGCCTTCATCCCTGCGTGCGACGGGGAGTAGGCCTGGTCTTCGCCCAGGGCCCTGTCTCCGGGGGTGCCGACCCAGTCCTTGGTCTCGTCCTTCCAGTAGTGCCCGATGAGGGCGTAGCTGCATAGGCCGACCATCTCCCAGCCCACGAAAAGGGAGAGGAGGTTGTCGGAAAGGACGATGAGCTGCATGCTCCCGACGAAGAGGCTGACGAAGAAGAAGTAGCGGTTGGAACCCCCGTCTTCCTTCATGTATTCGAGACTGTAGACCATGATCAGGAAGCTCACCCAGGCCACGACGTTGG
This genomic window contains:
- a CDS encoding NADH-quinone oxidoreductase subunit M; protein product: MSFVLSLLVFLPLLASPLVYLLTRMNKRWGVYACLGLAAVVLGVATYISWQVIANPPAPGQYLLQEQYSWISFKSFGLDYFLGTDGLSSPLIFVSALLTLLAILGSRKLIDKHEPEYYALIFLFEGAIMGVFTSLNLILFYIFWEVVLIPMFFFIGVWGGPRRKYAAMKFILFTYAGSTIMLLGFLYVYLGMMPVPSFDIPSLAGHIPIGLQYLPLLASFIGFAVKLPLVPFHTWLPDAHVEAPSPISVLLAGVLLKMGGYGFLRISIGLFPKASVQYAWAFLAIGLFSMFYGAVAAVLQKDLKKMIAFTSINHMGFVLFGAYATLVSGNLLGIQGAILQMFTHALAVGSLFMLSGYIQHQAGTREIPSLKGLGLTMPRTAAILVLASGAAMGLPPFASFLAEFMVIAAGISAYTITAVSILVPVITAGYFLWMIKRTVLSLPEGTEVHDMDLGDLASFAVYLIPLVVLIVASYLILTPALPVAQFLRGLA
- a CDS encoding NADH-quinone oxidoreductase subunit L; translated protein: MTFVIPSYFVWLIFILPYAGALLTVALRKAGRPANVVSVAFSFLSAAFALSMLLPLLEGQALSVVDSVIPKSVPWISGLNLTVGVLTDPYTAILTNVVAWVSFLIMVYSLEYMKEDGGSNRYFFFVSLFVGSMQLIVLSDNLLSLFVGWEMVGLCSYALIGHYWKDETKDWVGTPGDRALGEDQAYSPSHAGMKAFVMTRVGDVAMLAGILILFYYAGTFNYYQLASDSHSWFEGLSRSGLLVPVALLIFGGAVGKSAQFPLHEWLPDAMAGPAPVSALIHAATMVKAGVVLVARIAPIFYFIALANPTLGLASVQPFFLTVAWIGAFTAVLAASQALVGFELKKILAYSTMSQIGYMMLAVGVAGLSVDFAQGLAAGLYQLMSHAIFKACLFLAAGALIHASDSKYISDMGGMRDRMKLTFAAFLIAVASLSGIPPFSGFWSKDAVLGAAWGAGQYALFAVGALTAGLTAFYSFRMLGLVFFGGRSKRLEEVEGSGHHVHEPSPIMWIPYGILAGATVLIGLGALLGLAVPAFNVEATLDSAATSYVQTFFPSQVLSSPQAGFNAAASGIVGLFVAIGFLAAAAIYLIRRTSASRFVGATGFMHGLYSFLYKRWYINAIYYKVFVDAPMAAASWLSETFDFRGLFRVNQAGSVLGVSLSTAGNWFDVKVVDGVANGFSALGQAFSRFVRRMQTGIVEQYAQVFAIGIIILVAFLLLALGGRLP